In Flavobacteriaceae bacterium, the following proteins share a genomic window:
- a CDS encoding membrane dipeptidase yields MKSFVQRKYLLKSITFLNFAFLTSIAFISCKQEPLTEAELIAKATEIHERVITLDTHCDININNFTNKVNYTQDLNNQVNLPKMKKGGLDVAWFIVYTGQDSLTLDGYANAYDNAISKFDAIHKLVEDIAPNDIELAVTSDDVKRIQAAGKKVAMIGIENGYPVGLDISNVKKFYDMGGRYMSLSHNGHSQLSDSNTGEGDGVWLHNGLSDFGKEVVKEMNKWGMMIDVSHPSKEAMRQMIELTKAPIIASHSSARALCDHSRNLDDEQLQWLKENGGVVQTVAFRSYVSKEKSDARNEAANKLRHQIANELGVTWYGRREFRDLDKAVQDSIRATGNLEKITELVTAKIETMNDFPADVNVSDYVDHIDYLVEKMGLDHVGISSDFDGGGGVEGWNDASETLNVTIELVRRGYTEAQIEQLWSGNLLRVLDKVQAIAKEIQTQS; encoded by the coding sequence TACTGAGATTCACGAACGCGTGATTACTTTAGATACGCATTGCGATATTAATATCAACAATTTTACAAACAAGGTAAATTATACACAAGATTTAAACAATCAGGTTAATCTTCCTAAAATGAAAAAAGGAGGGCTTGATGTAGCATGGTTTATTGTTTATACAGGTCAAGATTCATTAACTTTAGATGGATATGCGAATGCGTATGACAATGCTATAAGTAAGTTTGATGCCATTCATAAATTAGTAGAGGATATTGCACCTAATGACATAGAATTAGCGGTGACTTCTGATGATGTGAAACGTATTCAAGCTGCTGGTAAAAAAGTAGCGATGATCGGTATTGAAAATGGGTACCCTGTAGGCTTAGATATTAGCAATGTGAAAAAGTTTTACGATATGGGAGGGCGTTATATGTCCTTATCACATAATGGGCATAGTCAACTAAGCGATAGTAACACGGGAGAAGGTGATGGTGTTTGGTTACATAATGGATTAAGTGATTTCGGGAAGGAAGTCGTTAAAGAAATGAATAAATGGGGAATGATGATAGACGTTTCTCATCCATCTAAAGAAGCAATGCGACAAATGATCGAACTCACAAAAGCTCCTATTATTGCTTCACATTCTTCTGCACGAGCATTATGTGACCATAGTCGTAATTTAGATGATGAACAATTACAATGGTTAAAAGAAAATGGTGGTGTTGTGCAGACTGTAGCTTTTAGGAGTTATGTTAGTAAAGAAAAAAGTGATGCACGTAATGAAGCAGCAAACAAATTACGCCATCAAATTGCAAATGAACTTGGTGTAACTTGGTATGGCAGGCGAGAGTTTAGAGATTTAGACAAAGCTGTTCAGGATTCTATTAGAGCAACTGGTAATTTGGAAAAGATTACAGAGCTAGTAACTGCTAAAATTGAAACAATGAACGATTTTCCTGCAGATGTAAATGTATCTGATTATGTAGACCATATTGATTATTTAGTAGAAAAAATGGGATTAGATCATGTAGGTATTAGTAGTGATTTTGATGGAGGCGGCGGTGTTGAAGGTTGGAATGATGCGTCAGAAACTTTAAATGTTACTATCGAGTTAGTACGTCGTGGTTATACCGAAGCACAAATAGAGCAATTATGGAGTGGTAATTTATTACGTGTTTTAGATAAAGTACAAGCTATAGCAAAAGAAATTCAAACACAATCTTAA
- a CDS encoding LuxR family transcriptional regulator, with protein MQRKLIKESIKKELKAIAEKNQNPLVALYAIYKSDIDDSNIEDQQFIKTFDDKWHSEDNPYFNAYRNTYTMQSSNNYYLVFLSIGAFLLIMGYVFIYVFKKKKSSNNKKQLQSLSIQERKILGLIQQGLSNKEISDECHIELSTVKTHVSNIYSKLNIKSRKDAMGINS; from the coding sequence ATGCAACGGAAACTCATTAAAGAAAGCATAAAAAAAGAACTTAAAGCAATTGCAGAGAAAAATCAAAATCCATTAGTAGCACTTTATGCTATATATAAAAGTGATATTGATGACAGCAATATAGAAGATCAGCAATTTATTAAAACATTTGATGATAAATGGCATTCTGAAGACAATCCCTATTTTAATGCATATAGGAATACTTACACAATGCAATCATCTAATAACTATTATTTGGTATTCTTATCTATTGGTGCTTTTCTATTAATTATGGGATATGTTTTTATTTATGTATTCAAAAAGAAAAAGAGCAGCAATAATAAAAAACAATTACAATCGCTTAGCATTCAGGAACGAAAAATATTAGGTTTAATTCAACAAGGGCTATCTAATAAAGAAATCTCTGATGAATGTCATATCGAATTAAGTACTGTAAAAACCCATGTGAGTAATATTTATTCTAAACTCAATATTAAATCCAGAAAAGATGCAATGGGAATTAATTCGTAA
- a CDS encoding glycosyl hydrolase, with protein sequence MKSILKASFLWLCLIGMIVSVQAQKVTDKTFSGLSFRNIGPAFTSGRIADIAIHPDNENVWYVAVGSGGVWKTVNSGTTWKPIFDNQKSYSIGCITIDPNNTHTIWVGTGENVGGRHVAFGDGIYVSHDDGASWKNMGLKNSEHLSKIIVHPEDSNIVWAVSQGPLWTSGGERGVYKTTDGGKTWNRTLGNAEWIGATDLLIDPRNPDVLYAATWQRQRTVAAYLGGGPGTGIHKSTDGGETWIELKKGIPSSNKGKIGLAMSPFNPDVIYAAIELDRKTGGVFISNNRGESWTKQSDAVSGGTGPHYYQELYASPHHEGKLFLMNNRVLISDDHGKTFYTMNERNKHVDSHAMAFKDGDPNYVLFGTDGGLYESFDLTKSWKFIRNLPITQYFKLGVDDSKPFYKIYAGTQDNGSHGGPSRTTSSDGIANSDWWKTLGADGHQSAVEPGNPNITYGEFQQGALWRIDQTTKETVFIQPQAREGEPFERFNWDAPILVSPHNPKRLYFASQRVWRSENRGDDWTPISNDLTLNQDRITLPMFGKQQSWDNAWDIGAMSNYNTITSLAESPKQEGLIYAGTDDGMIQVTENGGQSWSKFNLATIKGLGNVPFVNDVRADLFDANVVYAAVDNHKYGDYKPYIIKSTDKGKSWKLINGNLPERLLVWRLVQDHVKKDLLFAATEYGIYFTNDGGSNWIKLNGGVPTIAFRDITIQRRENDLVGASFGRGFFILDDISPIRNFDASMLKAEATLFDIKDALWYRPSTRVGSQGDAEYIAPNPAFGATFTYFMSNSIKSLKGERKTREKTNTDFPGWDALEAENNQDGPDVLLIVKDVDGKIVNTVRGTNKKGFNRVSWGLNHPNKNGERLNGRGDGIGSGFIMATPGTYTVTLVKRVDGVTTELQGPKEFKVVPMYDGHLPRKSFDEFNQFREEAFSFQQDLTATNLMMTNSIQRIAAMKRAANKTTALNDALLKQINDTRLALLKVQKELRGHPVKGEIGERSNPTPNDGNRMVFNGLSNTYGPTGNQKASFNRAKKQLQEVKSKLQRIVNTLPAIERSLKQAGAPWIEGQGLINN encoded by the coding sequence ATGAAATCAATTTTAAAAGCATCATTCTTATGGCTATGTCTTATAGGAATGATTGTGTCTGTACAGGCACAAAAAGTAACAGATAAGACCTTTAGTGGTTTGTCGTTTAGAAACATTGGACCCGCATTTACCTCAGGTAGAATTGCTGATATTGCAATTCATCCTGACAATGAAAATGTATGGTATGTCGCTGTAGGTTCAGGAGGTGTCTGGAAAACAGTAAATTCAGGAACCACATGGAAGCCTATTTTTGATAACCAGAAATCATACTCTATAGGTTGTATTACAATCGACCCTAATAATACACATACTATTTGGGTGGGTACTGGTGAAAATGTTGGTGGGCGTCACGTTGCTTTTGGAGATGGTATTTATGTAAGCCACGATGATGGTGCATCATGGAAGAATATGGGGTTGAAAAATTCTGAGCACTTATCTAAAATTATTGTACACCCTGAAGATTCTAATATCGTTTGGGCAGTATCACAAGGCCCTTTATGGACGAGTGGAGGAGAACGCGGCGTGTATAAAACTACAGATGGCGGTAAAACTTGGAATAGAACACTTGGAAATGCAGAATGGATTGGAGCAACTGATTTACTTATAGATCCTAGAAATCCCGATGTATTATATGCAGCTACTTGGCAGCGCCAACGTACGGTTGCTGCTTACTTAGGTGGTGGACCAGGAACAGGAATACATAAAAGTACTGATGGTGGTGAAACTTGGATTGAGCTTAAAAAAGGTATTCCTAGTTCAAATAAAGGTAAAATAGGTTTAGCAATGTCACCATTTAATCCAGATGTGATTTATGCTGCGATAGAATTAGATCGTAAAACAGGAGGTGTATTTATATCAAACAATCGCGGTGAATCTTGGACCAAACAATCAGATGCGGTTTCTGGTGGAACAGGACCACATTATTATCAAGAGTTATATGCGTCTCCGCATCATGAAGGAAAACTATTTTTGATGAACAATCGTGTACTGATTTCTGATGATCATGGAAAAACGTTTTACACGATGAACGAACGTAATAAGCATGTTGATAGCCACGCAATGGCATTTAAAGATGGTGATCCTAATTATGTGTTGTTTGGAACAGATGGAGGTTTGTACGAAAGTTTTGATTTAACGAAAAGTTGGAAGTTCATAAGAAACTTGCCAATTACACAATATTTTAAATTAGGTGTAGATGATTCCAAGCCATTTTATAAAATTTATGCAGGAACTCAGGATAACGGATCACACGGCGGACCATCTCGTACCACAAGTTCAGATGGAATTGCAAATTCTGATTGGTGGAAAACGTTAGGCGCTGATGGTCATCAATCTGCTGTAGAACCAGGCAATCCTAATATTACCTATGGCGAATTTCAACAAGGTGCTTTATGGCGAATTGATCAAACGACAAAAGAAACAGTGTTCATTCAACCACAAGCTAGAGAAGGAGAACCTTTTGAGCGTTTTAATTGGGATGCTCCAATTTTAGTGAGCCCTCATAATCCTAAACGTTTATATTTTGCTTCACAACGTGTTTGGAGGTCTGAAAATAGAGGAGATGATTGGACACCAATATCTAATGACCTTACTTTAAATCAAGATCGTATTACTTTACCAATGTTTGGTAAACAACAAAGCTGGGACAATGCTTGGGATATTGGCGCGATGTCTAATTATAATACCATTACGTCTCTAGCAGAATCGCCAAAACAAGAAGGCTTAATTTATGCAGGAACTGATGATGGAATGATTCAAGTGACAGAAAACGGAGGACAATCGTGGAGTAAATTTAATTTAGCAACGATAAAAGGACTAGGAAATGTACCTTTTGTAAATGATGTCCGTGCAGATTTATTTGATGCTAATGTGGTGTATGCCGCTGTAGATAATCATAAATATGGTGATTATAAGCCTTATATTATTAAAAGTACAGATAAAGGTAAAAGCTGGAAATTGATTAACGGAAACTTACCAGAACGCCTTTTAGTATGGCGTTTGGTACAAGATCACGTAAAGAAAGATCTATTGTTTGCCGCTACAGAATATGGTATTTATTTTACTAATGATGGAGGTAGTAACTGGATAAAACTTAATGGAGGCGTGCCAACTATCGCTTTTAGAGATATTACGATTCAACGTCGAGAGAATGATTTAGTTGGAGCATCATTTGGTAGAGGGTTCTTTATTTTAGATGATATTTCACCAATACGAAATTTTGATGCTTCGATGTTAAAAGCTGAAGCGACTTTATTCGATATTAAAGATGCTTTATGGTATCGCCCGTCTACACGAGTGGGAAGTCAAGGGGATGCAGAATACATTGCACCTAATCCAGCGTTTGGAGCCACGTTTACGTATTTTATGTCAAATAGTATTAAATCTTTAAAAGGAGAACGTAAAACACGAGAAAAAACAAATACAGATTTCCCTGGATGGGATGCACTTGAAGCGGAGAATAACCAAGATGGCCCAGATGTTTTACTAATTGTAAAGGATGTAGATGGAAAGATAGTGAACACGGTTAGAGGAACGAATAAAAAAGGATTTAATCGTGTGAGTTGGGGGTTAAATCATCCCAATAAAAATGGTGAGCGATTAAATGGACGTGGTGATGGTATTGGTAGTGGCTTTATAATGGCGACACCTGGGACTTACACAGTAACTTTAGTAAAACGTGTGGATGGTGTTACTACAGAATTACAAGGACCTAAAGAATTTAAAGTCGTACCGATGTATGATGGCCATTTACCTCGTAAGTCGTTTGATGAATTCAATCAATTTAGAGAAGAGGCCTTTAGCTTCCAACAAGATTTAACGGCTACTAATTTAATGATGACCAATAGTATACAGCGTATCGCCGCTATGAAACGTGCAGCGAATAAAACGACAGCACTTAATGATGCTTTATTAAAACAAATTAATGATACGCGATTAGCTTTATTAAAAGTACAAAAAGAATTACGAGGCCACCCTGTAAAAGGAGAGATTGGAGAACGTTCTAATCCAACACCAAACGACGGCAATCGAATGGTATTTAATGGTTTATCAAATACGTATGGACCAACAGGCAATCAAAAAGCATCCTTTAATAGAGCCAAGAAACAATTACAGGAGGTTAAATCTAAACTTCAACGTATTGTGAATACATTACCAGCTATTGAACGTAGCTTGAAGCAAGCCGGAGCTCCTTGGATAGAAGGGCAGGGATTAATTAATAATTAA
- a CDS encoding cell envelope biogenesis protein OmpA, with amino-acid sequence MKKTTFLTLIFSLIAIIAIAQKKKDLLLEIEALKSEIESTQASLATSQKNEKVSKVKLSSLEEQISGLKQTNASLLTNLNLMTETSKKRSENVSKTFQILKEKEGQVESINSALTRIDSLKLVTLTQFKEGIGDSIPVKLVNGSVIISIPNTKLFENTDKDFNVNESGKTVLEQLAKILSGNPGMQITVQGNSNALAFKDENLIDNWDLSARQAASVVRVLQNDYEIAPKRMNAMGKSEYATEGVDTVTRIIIDPDFNTFYTLISEQMKNQF; translated from the coding sequence ATGAAAAAAACTACTTTTTTGACTCTTATCTTTTCTTTAATTGCAATTATAGCCATTGCGCAAAAGAAAAAAGACTTGTTATTAGAGATCGAAGCACTTAAATCAGAAATAGAATCTACTCAAGCATCTTTAGCAACTTCTCAAAAAAATGAGAAAGTCAGTAAAGTTAAGTTGTCTTCTCTCGAAGAACAGATTTCTGGTTTAAAACAAACTAATGCATCGCTTTTAACCAATTTAAATCTAATGACAGAAACCTCTAAAAAGAGATCTGAAAATGTTAGTAAAACATTTCAAATTTTAAAAGAAAAAGAGGGTCAGGTAGAAAGTATTAATAGTGCTCTAACGCGAATAGACTCTTTAAAACTAGTAACGCTTACGCAATTTAAAGAGGGTATAGGAGATAGTATTCCTGTAAAACTTGTTAATGGAAGTGTAATCATAAGTATTCCTAATACAAAACTCTTTGAAAATACAGATAAAGATTTTAATGTTAATGAAAGTGGTAAAACTGTACTGGAACAATTGGCTAAAATACTAAGTGGTAATCCTGGAATGCAAATCACAGTACAAGGTAATAGTAATGCTTTGGCATTTAAAGATGAAAACCTTATTGATAATTGGGATCTCAGTGCTAGACAAGCTGCTTCCGTTGTAAGAGTTTTACAAAATGATTATGAGATTGCTCCTAAACGTATGAATGCCATGGGTAAAAGCGAATATGCTACAGAGGGTGTAGATACCGTTACTCGAATTATTATTGATCCTGATTTTAATACATTTTATACATTAATTAGTGAGCAGATGAAAAATCAATTCTAA
- a CDS encoding dehydrogenase: protein MGIKTTSKPAITFDKKKLSNTTLKQLYKNMLKPRMIEEKMLILLRQGKISKWFSGIGQEAISVGVTMALKPEEYMLPMHRNLGVFTTREIPLYRLFAQWQGKASGFTKGRDRSFHFGTQEYNIVGMISHLGPQLGVADGIALANLLKKNNQVTAVFTGEGGTSEGDFHEALNVASVWGLPVLFCVENNGYGLSTPTSEQYNCEHIADRGIGYGMESHIIDGNNIIEVYEKVSKLAESVRKTPRPVLIEFKTFRMRGHEEASGTKYVPNDLMEQWAKKDPIENFYNYLLSKDILTEAEATAYKEEFSNEITEHLDKAYDEDIITPNLSDELNDVYQYFDYQHVNENNKLEEKRFVDAISESLKQSMERHQDLIIMGQDVADYGGVFKITDGFVKAFGKERVRNTPICESAIVEAGMGLSINGIKSVVEMQFADFVTSGFNPVVNYLAKSHYRWNQNADVVVRMPCGAGVAAGPFHSQTNEAWFTKTPGLKVVYPAFPYDAKGLLATAINDPNPVLFFEHKALYRSIRQDVPTDYYTLPIGKASIIEEGTDVTIITYGATVHWALETLDKNTDINADLIDLRSLQPLDKDAIFNSVKKTGKAIILQEDSMFGGIASDISAMLMEECFEYLDAPVKRVASLETPIPFINQLEEQYLGKNRFEAALKELLAY from the coding sequence ATGGGAATAAAAACCACCTCAAAACCTGCTATCACTTTCGATAAAAAGAAATTAAGCAATACTACCTTAAAGCAACTCTATAAAAATATGCTTAAGCCTCGAATGATAGAGGAGAAGATGCTTATTTTATTACGTCAAGGTAAAATTTCAAAATGGTTTTCTGGTATAGGTCAAGAAGCCATTTCTGTTGGTGTAACAATGGCTTTAAAACCTGAGGAATATATGCTTCCAATGCATCGTAATTTGGGAGTGTTTACTACAAGAGAAATACCATTGTATCGATTGTTTGCACAATGGCAGGGTAAAGCAAGTGGGTTTACTAAAGGTAGGGATCGTTCGTTTCACTTTGGAACTCAAGAGTATAATATTGTTGGTATGATTTCTCATTTAGGGCCACAATTGGGAGTAGCAGATGGAATTGCATTGGCAAACCTTTTAAAGAAAAACAATCAAGTTACAGCTGTATTTACTGGAGAAGGAGGTACCAGCGAAGGAGATTTTCACGAAGCTTTAAATGTAGCTTCTGTATGGGGCTTACCAGTATTATTTTGTGTGGAGAATAACGGCTATGGTTTATCTACTCCAACATCAGAGCAATATAATTGTGAACATATTGCCGATAGAGGTATAGGTTATGGTATGGAATCTCATATTATTGACGGGAATAATATTATTGAAGTTTACGAGAAGGTAAGCAAACTTGCAGAGAGTGTTCGCAAAACCCCAAGACCAGTTTTGATAGAATTTAAAACGTTTAGGATGCGTGGTCATGAAGAAGCGAGTGGTACAAAATATGTGCCTAATGATTTGATGGAGCAGTGGGCTAAGAAAGATCCTATTGAGAATTTCTACAATTATTTATTAAGCAAAGATATTTTAACTGAAGCTGAAGCTACTGCTTATAAGGAAGAATTTTCAAACGAAATTACAGAACATTTAGATAAAGCATATGATGAGGACATAATCACCCCTAATTTAAGTGACGAATTAAATGATGTTTATCAATACTTTGATTACCAACATGTTAATGAAAATAATAAATTAGAAGAGAAACGATTTGTAGATGCTATATCTGAAAGCTTAAAACAATCTATGGAGCGCCATCAAGATCTTATTATCATGGGACAAGATGTAGCAGATTACGGAGGTGTTTTTAAAATAACAGATGGTTTTGTTAAAGCTTTTGGTAAAGAGCGTGTACGTAATACCCCAATTTGCGAATCTGCTATTGTAGAAGCGGGTATGGGCTTATCTATTAATGGAATTAAAAGTGTAGTAGAAATGCAATTTGCAGATTTTGTGACATCTGGATTTAATCCAGTAGTTAACTATTTGGCTAAATCGCATTACCGCTGGAATCAAAATGCCGATGTTGTTGTTAGAATGCCTTGTGGAGCAGGAGTAGCAGCAGGCCCTTTTCATTCGCAAACTAATGAAGCTTGGTTTACCAAAACACCAGGTTTAAAAGTTGTATACCCAGCATTTCCTTATGATGCTAAGGGTTTATTAGCGACAGCAATTAATGATCCTAATCCGGTGCTGTTTTTTGAACATAAAGCGTTATATCGTAGTATTCGCCAAGATGTACCAACAGATTATTACACATTGCCTATTGGTAAAGCTTCTATAATAGAAGAAGGAACTGATGTAACGATTATCACTTATGGTGCAACCGTGCATTGGGCTTTAGAAACATTAGATAAGAATACTGATATTAATGCAGATTTAATCGATTTAAGATCTTTACAGCCTTTAGATAAAGACGCTATTTTTAATTCGGTTAAAAAAACAGGGAAAGCTATTATTCTTCAAGAAGATTCTATGTTCGGTGGTATAGCATCAGATATTTCTGCGATGCTAATGGAGGAGTGCTTTGAGTATTTAGATGCTCCAGTAAAACGAGTTGCAAGCTTAGAAACTCCAATCCCGTTTATCAATCAGCTAGAAGAACAATATTTAGGGAAGAATCGATTTGAAGCTGCTTTAAAAGAGTTATTAGCATATTAA
- a CDS encoding SPOR domain-containing protein has product MKNIVFIFLILPFLANSQETITFAKNKTFYLRGDTQVIGNNTLSKNKTKVFNNANQINDKYKMTYVDIDKDNSTFSSSASELEIPSGSNIVYAGLYWTGTYPGNKGIKRINGNREIYDTVKKRDKSLNTIKLKLPNNNYQSIIGEILYDGKKEGNKIALKIRSPYVCYKDITALIKGLSTPNGLYTVANVPALEGLMSGGSSAGWMLYVVYENDTDSLKYITTYDGFEFINRKSPIIDFKNFKSPEGGEVQTEITIGALEGDNSIDKDRVSVFNTEKNTFVALSNSVREVNNFFNSSITIDENILDKRIPNSMNTLGFDIAKFKILNEENKLISNNVESVSLKFETQKDEYFLFFTAFQTTLSERYYQETIIAPPTLKIVKENNIKENVVDTEPLKKQKENAIVESKLNKEIRAKELKKISKSNSIKIPDLSAGYYIVTNVFSSKANAEKWSKKLRSKNFNPDIFSIPGNSYYYVSIKNNTDVNLLYNDLKEIRLDNELTKAWILKVNLE; this is encoded by the coding sequence ATGAAAAACATTGTATTTATTTTCTTGATTTTACCATTTTTAGCCAATAGCCAAGAGACTATAACTTTTGCTAAAAACAAAACATTTTATCTTAGAGGAGATACACAAGTTATCGGGAATAATACCTTAAGTAAAAATAAAACTAAAGTATTTAATAATGCAAATCAGATTAATGATAAATATAAAATGACTTATGTCGATATAGATAAGGACAATAGTACTTTTAGCTCAAGCGCTTCCGAATTAGAGATTCCTTCAGGCTCAAATATAGTATATGCTGGATTGTATTGGACAGGAACTTACCCTGGAAACAAAGGCATTAAAAGAATTAATGGCAATCGTGAAATTTACGATACTGTAAAAAAAAGAGATAAATCGTTAAATACTATAAAGCTTAAACTCCCTAATAATAATTATCAGTCTATTATTGGCGAGATTTTATATGATGGAAAAAAGGAAGGTAATAAAATAGCTTTAAAAATTAGATCACCCTATGTGTGTTATAAAGATATTACTGCGTTAATAAAAGGATTAAGTACACCAAATGGATTATATACAGTAGCCAATGTTCCTGCTTTAGAAGGCTTAATGTCTGGAGGTAGTTCTGCAGGATGGATGCTTTATGTGGTTTATGAAAATGATACAGATTCGTTAAAATACATTACTACTTACGATGGATTTGAATTCATTAATAGAAAATCACCTATAATAGATTTTAAAAATTTTAAATCACCAGAGGGAGGAGAGGTACAGACAGAAATTACCATTGGCGCATTAGAAGGAGATAACTCAATAGATAAAGATCGAGTGTCTGTTTTTAATACAGAAAAAAACACATTTGTAGCACTAAGTAATTCTGTTAGAGAAGTAAATAATTTTTTTAATAGTAGTATTACTATTGATGAGAATATATTGGATAAGAGAATTCCAAATAGCATGAATACATTAGGGTTTGATATTGCAAAATTTAAGATACTAAACGAAGAGAATAAACTAATCTCTAATAATGTTGAATCGGTGAGTTTAAAGTTTGAAACTCAAAAAGATGAGTACTTTTTATTTTTTACTGCGTTTCAAACCACTCTAAGTGAAAGATATTATCAGGAAACCATAATAGCTCCACCAACATTAAAAATAGTAAAAGAAAATAATATTAAAGAAAACGTTGTAGATACAGAACCGTTAAAGAAACAAAAAGAAAACGCAATAGTTGAAAGTAAATTAAATAAAGAAATTAGAGCTAAAGAATTAAAGAAAATCAGTAAGAGTAACTCTATTAAAATACCAGATCTATCTGCGGGATATTATATAGTTACTAATGTGTTTTCTAGTAAAGCAAATGCAGAAAAATGGTCTAAAAAATTAAGGTCTAAAAACTTTAATCCTGATATATTCTCTATACCAGGTAATAGCTATTATTATGTATCTATAAAAAATAATACGGATGTTAATTTACTTTATAATGATTTGAAGGAAATCCGGTTAGATAATGAATTGACAAAAGCTTGGATTTTAAAAGTTAATTTAGAATGA
- a CDS encoding isopenicillin N synthase family oxygenase has product MKRIPSVNLEDFISGDSKRKQQFINEIGKAYEDIGFVALKGHFLNTNLVEDLYTEIKNFFSLPIETKHNYEIPEISGQRGYVSFGKESAKGKKEGDLKEFWHFGQYVENNSELEKEYPSNIYVKELPNFNHVGKQAYKMLEKTAKYVLRALALHLNLKETYFDEFIVNGNSILRPIHYPPIKEEPKNAVRAAAHGDINLITLLMGAQGRGLQVKNHQGEWVDAIAEPDELMINVGDMLSRHTNNKLKSTIHRVVNPPKELWGNSRYSIPFFMHPISSMKLDVLEVCIDENNPKQFEDINAGEFLNERLIELGLIKK; this is encoded by the coding sequence ATGAAACGCATACCTAGTGTTAATCTTGAAGATTTTATTTCAGGAGATTCTAAACGAAAACAACAATTTATAAATGAGATTGGTAAAGCTTATGAAGATATTGGTTTTGTAGCGTTAAAAGGGCATTTTTTGAATACTAATTTGGTTGAAGATTTATATACTGAAATCAAAAACTTTTTCTCTCTTCCTATTGAAACCAAACACAATTATGAAATTCCTGAAATCTCAGGGCAAAGAGGATATGTATCGTTTGGAAAAGAAAGTGCTAAAGGGAAAAAAGAAGGAGATTTAAAAGAGTTTTGGCATTTTGGACAATATGTAGAAAATAACTCAGAATTAGAAAAAGAATACCCGAGTAATATTTACGTAAAAGAGCTACCTAATTTTAATCATGTAGGGAAACAAGCTTATAAGATGCTAGAAAAAACGGCAAAATATGTCTTAAGAGCTTTAGCTTTACATTTAAATTTAAAAGAGACTTATTTTGACGAATTTATAGTTAATGGCAATAGTATTTTACGTCCTATTCACTACCCGCCAATAAAAGAAGAGCCAAAAAATGCTGTTCGTGCTGCAGCTCATGGTGATATTAATTTAATTACCTTATTAATGGGAGCTCAGGGTCGTGGATTACAAGTTAAAAATCATCAAGGTGAATGGGTTGATGCCATTGCTGAGCCTGATGAATTAATGATTAATGTTGGAGACATGTTATCTCGACATACTAATAATAAATTAAAATCTACGATTCATCGTGTAGTAAATCCTCCAAAAGAGCTATGGGGTAACTCACGCTATTCTATTCCATTTTTTATGCATCCTATTAGTAGCATGAAACTAGATGTTTTAGAGGTTTGTATAGACGAGAATAATCCAAAGCAATTTGAAGATATTAATGCTGGTGAATTTTTAAATGAACGCTTAATTGAATTAGGATTGATAAAAAAATAA
- a CDS encoding translation initiation factor translates to MDLQDQLKNLFPDHKPSETNELIESSDSIWMQDDPIICKYEKRKGKPITILEGYTGATEDFKALAKELKTKLSVGGSFKDDKIIIQGDYRDKIMTLLKAKGFNVKRVGG, encoded by the coding sequence ATGGATTTACAAGACCAATTAAAAAATCTTTTTCCAGATCATAAACCATCTGAAACAAATGAGCTTATTGAATCTTCAGATTCTATTTGGATGCAAGATGATCCTATTATCTGTAAATATGAGAAACGAAAAGGAAAACCTATTACCATTTTAGAAGGTTATACTGGTGCGACAGAAGATTTTAAGGCACTTGCTAAAGAGCTTAAAACCAAATTAAGTGTTGGTGGTAGTTTTAAAGATGATAAAATTATTATACAAGGAGATTATCGCGATAAAATTATGACGCTCCTTAAAGCTAAGGGGTTTAACGTAAAACGCGTTGGTGGTTAA